AAAGTCTGTGCCGCCCAGGTCCATGCTCATTCAAACGTCCCAAAAATAACACGTCAAAACTCTCTATTCCCAGCCCTCCAAATTGTggggctcccccccccccactccatcCTTCCCTTCATTAGGTCAATAACCCTCACGTCAACTTCAGCCCCACTTTCTCTCACTCCATGTGCAAGCCATCAGCTCTACCTGAAAAGTAGATGCGAAATACAACCACTTGTTCTGCTCTGCTCTGGTGGACCAAGCCCCCATCAGCGCTCACTCCTTGGCCTCTGACAGTCCCACACCCAGGAAAAATAGCAGGACCACTCAGGGGCTGGCAAGGTCCTTCTTgctctgaatattttaaaaatttaatttaaaatctttgcagtttaaaaatttgaattaaaatatccattcatcttttacattttttaaattataaaggtAATGCAGGTCACTCTAAGATATTCAAACAATACACAtggataaactttaaaaaaatgaaaggcctcccctccccagcccacttTCCCACTCCCACTATGAGCTGAATCTTTCTGTTTCTCCTAGACATTCTTCAGTGCATGCCAATGTACATATGTAACAAGTGAGTATATGTGTGTACAAGTAGAGGTTTTTtgctaaaatgaaaacatattatgCAAATTGTCCAGCAACTTGTTTTTCACTTCATCTTCCTAAGACTAATCTCCTCCTTGTTGGACAAGCAGATCTGCTCATTCAAGCTGCTGCCTAATGTTCCGTAGTGATGCCACGATTTCCGTAATTCCCCTACTGATGACATTTGAGTTCTCCAGTTTTCCATGTGTGGACTTCGGAGGCAATAGGCCTGGTTCCAGCAGCCACTTGACACTTCTGGGCCTCAGGTCCTCTCTTGTAAAGGGGAATAATAACATGGACCTGGTGCGCCAGTCGCGATGCTGCTTGTGACCTGGGAGCATGAGGGTCCTGACGCTGCACGACCTGAGAGCAGGAGAGGCCGCGGGACAGACCTCGCCCGCCCCTGAGGCCCCCAGCCAGCACCCGGCTCTGGGTGCCAGTCTCCCTTCCTGAGCTTCTTCAGGATCACCCATAAGGTACTGCTTTCACACAGCCTGGCACGAGTGTCCAAGCCCCACTTTATGGTTTACGTTAGAGTCGGAAATAGTGGagacccacacccacaccccccaaaaaaaccctCAAAGGAGACATTTCAGAAAAGAGGGAAACACTGCCATCCTATGCATTAGAGACCCTGTTTGGTTTTTATTCACTAAAATTATGCTTCACAGGTTATGAAGAGGGGGTGGGACCTGTGGGGTGCggccccctgcccggcccccttGGTTACTAAGGGAGCCCTGCCTTGGTCCAGGGAGAGCAGCAGTGGCTGAAGTCACAGCTCTGAGCACCCAGCCACCTGCACCACTTCCCCTTCTGCGTGATGAAGAAGCAAGTTAGGAAACTTAAATAAGTCCTAATTATTTAAGCAGTGCAGTTATTATCATTGCTCTGATTAGGGATCTGCGTTGGGGAAGGGTGAAGGAAAGAGGCAGCCTTCAGGGACCGCCTTCCTGGGCTCCGGCCACTCCACTGGTGCTAATTGCCTGGGGTGACGAGGGCCCCTCTGGGCTCCACAGGCTCAACCAGGCCCAGCCCGGCTTCAGGTGGCCTTAGGGGGCCAGGACCCGCCCTGGGGATAAAAGCCTGCGGGCCCAGCCCTGGAGCAGGCGGCCGCCCAGCTCCCTTCCCGATTGCCAGCTCCACCTCCCAGCACAGGGAAGGTGCCTTGGGTTGGATCCTGAAGCTAAAGGTACGTTTCCACCAGCAATTCATGGGCTTTTATTCTGGAGAATCCAGGGTGgaggagagaggggcagagaggagaggaagatGGGAAGGAAACAGCAGAGATGGGGACAGTGGCCAGGGCCTTGGAAAGGCTCTGATTTCAGGTGCTGCCTTCAGGGGAGGTGGGCGGTCCTCCAGCCGCGGGACCAGAGGCCTTTCCTGCAGCGGGAGCAGAGGAGGCAGCACAGCCACTGCAAGGGCAGGGGTGGTCCCCAGCAAGGAGGGCAGCACCTTTAACAAAGATGCCCTTAGGATGGTCCCGGAGGGGCCCTGGGATTCTTCACCTGCAGGAACCTCCTGTGCCCGGAGCCCTGTCCTGGGGACAGACCCCCAAGCCCAAAGGACAGGAGCCCCAAGGCCGAGGTACAGCCAGCCCGCCAGGCAGGTCTCGAAGCCACCCCCTTCCTTTCCCCTTGCCGAAGAGTTTAGCTGTATTTTACCAACCTGGAGGCCTCCTCCCACCTGCCCCTGCTTATGCCCATGTTTGTTTCTCAGAGACAAGGAGGGCACCTGACCAGCTCCCTCTCGACTTTAAAATCCCATCCTATAGTGAGGACATTAACTGGAGGGGGCGACGCAGCACACCTCCTCGTGCCCTCGCTTTCTGAGGACGACTAACGCCTTCCCCTGCATTCACAAGGTCTGTTTCCTGCTGTCCCTCTTCTCTAAACATCAGCGCGTCCCTGATCCTTCCCTAAGCGCCAGGCAGAGCAGGCAGTCCTCGCCTGAAGCAGCAGCCCCAAGCAGGGAGCGGctcaggccctgccccagccacTCCTCCAGGGTTTGCGCCCCGGGTCCCCGCTGCCGGGCTTGTGGGGAGACACGACCTTGATGTCTGCCTTTCACCATGCAGACTTTGTGCTGTTGAATTTTTGGACGTTTAAAATGTACCACTATGCATTCAGTCCTTCTTCTAGTTTGTGAGTCCTTTTCCCGTCAAAATTGCCACCTGGCTCAGGCCTCTGCCCGGTCAGCCAGAATTCTTTCCCCAGTCAGAGAACACGTTCTCAAGGAGCCTGGGTTGGCTTCCCTGAGGCTAACGTCAAATGTAGGGTCCCCTCCTAACAGCGTGGTTTTCCTTAATGAGGCATGGTAACTTTGtaactgaaattttaatatttttagaaaattttcaagtttatttcaactatgaatttttttcttttattagtcctACACCTAACTCTTTGAAGATGCAAACTGCTTGATCTCTAATTCTTGAATTCCAATGTTTCTGTTCACTTTAGCTAATACCTTAAATCTTTCTGATTTGAAAGGTTTTGATTGTATTCTCCCTCTACCTTTACCCTTCCAGgcaaaatttatttgtttattgttttgttttgttttggttcatACCTGCCATACCACAGTATCATCCTACTTTGAAAACCATATCCCTACTCTCATCAAGTCATCAAGAAAATACTCACTAGGAACTTACGTGCAAGAAAATCTGGCACAAACAGAACCATCAGGAATATCACTGTCAACCAACtccaaaataaaggaaagagtttgaaataaaatatatctacaAAACCTCTCTCTTGGGTACTAGAATGCAGGATCAAGTTTATTGTTGTCTTTTGTTTTATGATTCCCTTTCCTAATGATGTTTTTGCTTGGACTAATATTCAAAGCAAAGCTTAAATTCTGAGAACATGCATACAACACGGAGAGCATCAAGTATTCAAAACAATCTCTGGGATTGGAGAAAGCCAGGATTTCAATTCTGCTGTGGCTCTTCCATGGGTGGCCAATTGAAAGTTGTGAAGTTCAGTGGATAAAGGGGCAGAAAACTGGGCAAAGGTGGGCAACTAGAATACCTAGGATTCTCTTTAAGAAGCGAATCTTGCCTGCTTCTCTCATTATCCCAAACTTCCAAGCCAAACCTACAGGCAGGCAGAGGTGGGAGCCATCAGTGCATCACACATGGACGATTCCTAGAAAATCTTTCTGTCCCCAAACAATTCTCCATTCAGACGCTCTCATGCCCAATTTGCATTAACTGGTGCATCCTTTGAGTTCAATATTGTCCCCTATAGGTTCCTCTTAAAATTCAAGTGCTACTGGATTAATTTAACATCCCCAGATTATGAGAGAAGTAGGAACCAGAGGGGAGAccctttttaaagagaaaaagggcGCTGAGGAAGAAGCAGGCTGCTGAATGCAAACTTGCAGTTGAAGTTGTGTTAGCTTGGGGAGCTTGTCAAGCTCAAGCCAAGAATCTAGCTAGCCTGGCATTTCCTCCTGACCTTCTGAATGCCTTGGGTCAACAGTTTCCCACTCCAGGAATATCCTTTCCTTTTCCATCGTGGCTGATTCTTACCTGGGCTAAACATTGCTGAGTAAGCCCAGAGCAGGGACTGGACAGAATTCTGGACTTCTCAGCATCACTAGCAGCCACAAAGCAGCCACCACCCAGAGACCAAACAATTCATGGAAGAAGACAGTGTCTGTCTGTTTCTTCCCCCTAAGAGGATGCAAAAGGATGAGAGCACTTCAAATGGCAGGAGGAAGTAAGACAGGTGTCAGGAAGAACTTCTGAACAGAAAGATGAGCTGATTATCAGATTGGTAGCTCAGTTCCTCAGCTCCCTTAAATTCTACATGAAAATAATACATCATCACCTCTTCTTAAGGTATGAGGTAGAGGCAAGAAGAGAGGTTGAAATGTCTCTGAGATTCCCGTCATCCCTGACTCAGTAGAAGGACTCTGTTGCTGACCTAAGGAAACAGACAATTAGAAAAGGTTTCCTTCCTTGATTTCTGGGGGTCTAGTGTCAGGGTTTCTAGTATTGCTGCTACTTATTGATGAAAAGAGCAGTTATTGGGAGCTTTGGCCTAGTGATGTGATCAAGAGGTCCCAGCCTCATGCATAACACCAGCTGAGCACGTCCGCACACTCTACTTAAGGAGCAAGTCCCATCAAGCCTGCTCATTGGGTACAGCTGCCTGTGTTCCTGTGGGGTACATCAAGGTccagagaaagaggcagagcaTTCCTCCCAATCCTCAGTGTTCAGTTGAGGCCAAGTGACCCAAGGACTATTTCTGTTTTGCTCTGAGATTCATTTCTTAGTCAAGAGATCTAAGATACTAAGGAAGGGTTTTGGTTTATGATCTTCAAAGGAGCCTAGCTCCTGGCCAAGAAAAGGATAGGTAAGTGGCCCAATTACTACTTtttgcaaaaaaataaacaatttttgtGTTCATGAGATGTTAAGAATTACTCCATGGTTTAGAGGTGGGCGTGATAGTCATCCACATCGAAGTATCAGGGATCTCTCTGAAATTTCCtggtttcttttaataatttGCATATCCATTAACTTAACCCCTTTTTGTATAAAGactttttatatctttagccTGTCCCACTTAAAATTACCTGGGGTTCTCAAGTTTTGCTTCTTGTACATTTATCTCTTCTTAACTCATCTATTCCCCTATTCTGTATTTGGTGACCTACATCTATGTTCACTCTTTCCATTATTTACATGCTTTTATACTTGTCATGTTCTTCCTAAACTTCATCTTTCTAAATCAGCAGTTTTCAACTGGAAGGAGAAGGataaagaagagagaggaggaacTGTACCAGAAACTCCTGGGGAGCATTCCCAATTACAATATGTACTCTGCCCGTTCTCTAACCATATCAAACATGGAAAAATGCATATTTTGAGAATTTCTGTATCTAATCCTGATGGTCAAATCCCTCCACCCGGTTGTAAACCATTGTTCTAATGtgaaaagccctaatcttttccTTCTATCCTCATAGAGCACTTCCTTCATTTTGATGATAGTTCATAGTTGTCATTCTAGTGGAATACATTTTCCATCCATTGGGGAACACATAGCAGTTGAGGATTGCAAACAACATTGCAAAGCATAAAAATTAACCTGGTACTTAACTAGGAAGTTTGGAGATCTATTAGACCTTCCCTGATGCAGCTCCACCTTATCCATAGCTGCTTCTTCATTTGCTTTTCTCCCAGCAGTGTTCCCTGGACGGACTCCTCAACGGACTGATGGCACCCAGTGATGGAGGGTACCAACAGCAGTTCCTTCAAGGCTTTCATTCTGATGGGTATATCTGACCATCCCCAGCTGGAGATGATTTTTTTCGTAGCTATCCTCATTTCTTACTTGCTGACCCTACTTGGGAACTCCACCATCATCCTGCTTTCCCACCTAGATTCCCgactccacacacccatgtactttttcctaagCAACCTCTCCTCCATGGACCTTGCCTTCACGACTAGCTCCATCCCCCAAATGCTGATCAATTTATGGGGCCCAGACAAGACCATCAGCTATGGTGGCTGTGTCACCCAACTCTATGTCTTCCTTTGGCTAGGGGGTACTGAGGGCATCCTGCTTGTGGTGATGGCATTCGACCGCTATGTGGCAGTTTGCCGACCCCTGCACTACACCATCATCATGAACCCCCGGCTTTGCTGGCAGCTGGCTGCCATTGCCTGGCTGTGTGGCTTGGGTAACTCTGTGATACAGTCAACGTTCACTTTCCAGCTCCCATTGTGTGGGCACCAGAAGGTGGACAATTTCGTGTGTGAGGTGCCCGCCATAATCAAACTGGCCTGTGGAGACACAAGTCTCAATGAGGCCATGCTCAATGGAGTCTGCACCTTCTTCACTGCCATCCCCCTGACCATCATCCTGATCTCCTACTGCAACATTGCTCAGGCGGCGCTGAAGATCCACTCAGCCGAGGGACGCCGCAAGGCCTTTAACACGTGTCTCTCCCATCTGGTGGTGGTGCTCCTCTTTTTTGGCTCAGTCATCTATGAATATCTGCTTCCAGCTAAGACCAGCAATCAGGACCAGGACAAATTCATTTCCCTCTTCTACTCCGTGGTGACGCCCGTGGTGAATCCCCTCATCTACACTCTGAGGAACAATGAGGTGAAGGGGGCACTGCGACGGCTgctgaggaagggaagggaagtagGCTGAGAGAAGTAAGAACTCGTCCATCATATAATGTCTCTTCATCTCTAGACGCTTTTTCTCCTTATCTCTCTGATCAGGTGAACATGAGGTTACTGACTTGACACGTTCCCAAGAACCCTAAGCTATCAGGACATGCTTAgtcttatttaaaatgttttacactTATTTACCcaaacacctactgtgtgccacagATAACACAGTTGGCATGTGTGGTTCAAGGCCCAGGGGTTATTGACATAGTTCAGACCTATCACTATGTGTCTGTCTCCAGTGTCCGTGTGTTATTAAACTTTAGATTTCTATAGAATTCTACACTCTCTAAAGAAATCACCTTTACTTGCAGTATCTTATACGTTAGTCTAATTTCACAAAATCAAACCAGATATTCTTAACCCCATATGAAGAACCTCACAGCTCATCTTAAattggtcagttcctctgggcggaataccctttgattgtattaaatgcaAAGGCTACATTTACtcgattaaattaagattagggcgttgattcaaccatgtcattagagtgcgactcagcattgagtcccagcccccttggtgggctgataaaacagactttcaacAAAGAGTAGGAGATACACAGGGTATCCTGCAGTCCTGGGaaaagatgagcctgatagtttacagctgatcttgtaaagagaccagaacagctggATCCGGAAAGAAACAATTCCCAGGAAGAGAGGCGAGCCTGATGTCAGCCTGCAGCtcagattggaagaagctggaactacagagccttaagagggaagaggacggctgaaccctcacagatggtgtgagtcaacatgtggcaacagactttgggtgaggaagtacttcttatggtatcttgagttgactctttagggccttgtaacttctatcccaaataaataccctttattgaagccaacagattcctggtagtttgcatcaacaccccttttggctggctaatacaccaTCCAACatcttttccctcctttctttttctcttcttcgcAATATTTCTGTCTATGAATACAAACATCCATATATCTCTCCATCATCTTGCTTATCCTCTCCCTTATGTCCACATCCCATTCTTCCTTATGCCTCATCTAATATTTAATGAGAAAAGGCAGGAAAGTCAATCTGCTTTTCAATTCTAGCCAAAGAGAAATGTTTTGTTAAAATCATCCCACCTAAAATTGTCCGCCCTCATGTTTGATACAAGTATTGGAATGTGCTAGTTTGGTCAGTGGACTATGGAATGACCTGAGGTTCATTAAGCAATTTTACGAGCCCAAGAGCAATGATCCATCCATAAAGTATATCCTCTGCTCCAAGACCTTGACTCTCAATCTTACAATTCCTAGAACTCAGCAATCAGTCCAGCATGCACTGACTCACTTCAAGGAGCTCAGGTATTAGAATCAGAATGCCAACTTGTGATTCTGTGCATTAATAGAATTCCCAAAGGAACCCCTACCCACCATAGTTCATATACTATTTCCCCAGGCAGAGAAGCCAGGTTAGTGTGAGAAAGTTCCTTGACAACTACATtatcagagaaaagcaagtcagTAAGTTTTAGGCCTACTTTCAAAAAGGTCTTCGGCCATTCGACCCCCCACTGTACCTATAAACACATGCCTCATCcatagtagatactcaataaGTGCTTAATGAATTGAGTCAACCCATCTCATGGGCTCTGCTTTTTCATACTTGCAACTAAATTTGTCAAATGGACGTTTTTGTATTGGCAGCTTGGGGTTATCCTGTCCCTTGGACAACACTGAAAAACAATGACAAATTTCCCATCTCCACATTTCCTTAATGCTCTCTAAAGACACCTAATTACATTACATTTTATTGTCTTGTccattgtttgtttatttcagtTGCAGATCTATGCCATGTTCtattctctcatttccttatACAGAAATACTGAGGTATGTCTCCAGGAACAGACAATTGGTGCCATTCTCTTGGTGAATTCATCCAAGTCCAGAGTCTTACAAGCTCAAAAACTTGGTTGATAAATGCACTCAGATGACATAATTCTTAGGAGGTAGACTCACATAAGCTAAGCTCCTAAATGTTGAGGTATAAACCAGAATTCCAGTTAATTAGTTTATGAGAACTGGAACCACAAGGAGGCTGAATGGTCACATCCTCCAGCTGTTTCATTTAAGATGGGAAATGacattaaatttccattgtttaagctatccatttgcatgatatttgtttgagtagcccaggaaattaaaacacatggtcatcatcatcatctccacTGCGAAGTCGTTTTTTACCTAATGTGATAAAGGTTCATTCTCTGTGCTGTTTCCCCAGTAACCCTGTATAGTGGGAAGATTCTGGGCTTGCAGTCATGGAGATGGGTTCAAATCTTAGCTCTGCTGTCCCTTAACTGTGCCCAGCAGTAAAATAAGCACTGTACCTTGAAGGGTGGTTGTGTGGATCAAACAAGATTAGATACATACAGTACTTGGTACATGGCAAATAGTACTGATGAAATAAGAAACTATTTCCTCTGATAGTAATTCTACATAATACACTAATTTTAACTCATTTGTTACTTGGTCTCTCACCATCATCCACACCCCAACTAGAAAGTGGCTCAAGGACAGAGGCTGTGTCTTAGTGTCACTGCAG
Above is a window of Dasypus novemcinctus isolate mDasNov1 chromosome 23, mDasNov1.1.hap2, whole genome shotgun sequence DNA encoding:
- the LOC101415977 gene encoding olfactory receptor 2C1-like, with the protein product MEGTNSSSFKAFILMGISDHPQLEMIFFVAILISYLLTLLGNSTIILLSHLDSRLHTPMYFFLSNLSSMDLAFTTSSIPQMLINLWGPDKTISYGGCVTQLYVFLWLGGTEGILLVVMAFDRYVAVCRPLHYTIIMNPRLCWQLAAIAWLCGLGNSVIQSTFTFQLPLCGHQKVDNFVCEVPAIIKLACGDTSLNEAMLNGVCTFFTAIPLTIILISYCNIAQAALKIHSAEGRRKAFNTCLSHLVVVLLFFGSVIYEYLLPAKTSNQDQDKFISLFYSVVTPVVNPLIYTLRNNEVKGALRRLLRKGREVG